The genomic region AAGAAACCCCAGTCTATTTTTTTAGTGATATCTATTCAGAATGTACCAGAGCACAGAGCTTTAAGAGGATGACAGaaacaacaacacaaaaaaCCCCTCCGACATAATGGAAGGGTTTTGTTGCATCGGATACGCTTTGAGTAGAACAGTATCTAGAATTGTTAAAATGGCCATGCCTTGCGTAGCCGCCGAGGTAGATGAGAACTCTCAGTTTGAATACCGTGACTTTGGAGCGAGCATAAGCTACAGGAGCCTCAAGCACCCCGGCAGTGCTTTCCAGGTCCTCAGTGAATTGCGAGACAAACACGAACTCTGCGATGTCACCCTGGTAGTAGATATGGTGAAGTTTAGGGCTCACAGGGCAGTCCTAGCCTCATGTAGTCCTTACTTTAGAGCAATGTTAACCAAAGGATTTAAAGAGTGTAAGAAAGAGAGGATTGATTTAAAAGATGTTCACCCTTGCACGTTTTCAGCCATCATTGACTTTATGTATACCTCAGAAATTAGGATCAGCGAATGTAACGTAATGGAACTGCTGCCGACGGCGATAATGTATCAAGTTAACGACATCATCGAAGCTTGTTGTGATTTTTTGGAGAGACAGCTGGACCCCCATAATTGTCTAGGTTATTCAATTTATGCAAAGGAACAAGGGCTCGATCGCCTCCACAAGAAGGCCTGCGATTTCATTTTCCGAAACTTTTGTGAAGTTTCCCATTCCGAAGAATTCCTTAAGCTTCCTTTACCCCAGTTATTAACAGTACTACAGCAAGATAAACTGAACGTTTGGAGCGAGTGCGAGGTGTACGACGCTTGTAAACGCTGGGTCAAACACGACGAGAAAGCGAGGAATCAGTGCTTTGGAAAACTGTTAGGGGATGGTGCAATACGGGCAGAACATTTGACCCCATGCTTTCTCAAGCGGCAGCTTGACAAGTGTGAAATACTGAGGAATGACATCCGTTGCAAGGACTATTTATCGAAGATATTTCAGCAGCTGAGGTTACACAGGTTATCGAGAATCCCTCCACGACATCCATTGACTGCCAGAGTTATATACACTGCTGGCGGATACTTAAGGCAGTCCCTTAAAACATTTGAGTGCTACGATCCCATATCGAACACGTGGGACACCCTAGCTTGCCTTCCAGAGGCTAGGAGCGGACTCGGAGCCGCCACTATCAACGGCATCTTCTATTGCGTCGGTGGGAGGAATAATACCGCAGAGGCAAACACCGATTCCAACCAGTTAGATTGTTACAACCCTCTGAGGAATATGTGGAGGACATTGAATCCTATGATAGAGTGCAGGAACAGAGTGGGGGTAGCGGTTCTCGACGATATGCTCTATGCAGTCGGAGGATCTCAGGGGTGTGTTCTTCATAACTCAGCTGAAAGGTAAGACACCTGCcctttaaaatatgcatatatatcgCAATGCTCACACATAACTGATGATTTAAAGGGAACCATTCCTCCCAACCCCTTCCACAACATTTTGTCTAGTCTTTTGATACTGCATGGAATCAATTAAGTGTTCAGATTTTGTGTAGCCGGTTTTATGGTTTGTCCATATAAGACCAACCATGGTTCCTGTGTTCACAAACTGCTGTACATCTTTGGATCAGACACCAAGATTCTTTTATCCCAGAGCGATAAAGGTTTTTACTGATATCTTACTTACTTATAAATTGCTGTACGTGCGAGTACATGAATTTCctttttaaaataaagttttacttactaaATTTGTATTGCAATTTGCAAGACAGGAAAACATTATTCCCTGGATTTGGAGAATGTTACTGTGGACTTGCAATGTCATGTATGTCAAATAACTTTGAAGATTGTGTATTGATGACATAAATAGAGTAGTTGTTGAAATCATAATTGACTGCACATGAGCTGCTGCAGAAACCAAATCCAAGCTAATATGGGGCACActgaaaaacaaatgtttacatcTCTTTAGACTCACATTTACATTGCATATTTCTGAGTACCCTGAGCGGTATCTCAACAAAGTCATCAAAGTACCAGTTGGCTAGAACCCTCTTTATATAAACAGTTCTCCAAGTCTTTGTATTGCGATGTGAAAAGCTATCCTTTATTATAGCTTTGTTGCATCTTCATGGTAGGCTGCTGAGCAATGAGTCTGcacaaaacatgttcttttgttTAAAAGGTTCTGTGTGGAATGCCTATAGTGTTGGCTAGCCACTCGGGCTATTCTATTTCACTTGCTGTTAGGCAAACATGACTCAGCAGATTACTTTTGTATGTATACAAAATCCCCCACGGATCTTTAATAAAGGCTTCTGCGCAATCAACTACGGTAGCTCTTAATTACCATGATGGATATGCAGTACTGTAGTTATATCAATAAAAGATACCTTAGATGTTACAAGTAAATGAAAACTTAATTTTTTTGCATTAGAGTTTAGAAATATGTACAGACAATTGATGATACTGTAGTCTGAAATGAAGAAACAGGTCTTGTCTGTAGCCTAGGGTATTTAATTTTGGGATTTGAcatgtacagtgtacagtaaaGTGTATCTAATTTATGTACTTTGTTGGTCATTTCAGGTATACATTTGACAAGGCAGGTGCAGTACTTttatgggggtggggatggggccGGTGGAGGGATGGCTTTGTGTACTTTCTGTGATAGCACTTAAAAAGAAATAATGGCAAAAGTTCTTCAAAAGATGTACTTTTCCATTCCAAAATCTTCtagttgatttatccttgaaacctgatacatttggaatgtttgctttacAGTAGTTTTAACCTGTCAAGGTTATCtatatttagaatttcatcaaaatgcaagtCATTGTAAGAATTAGCCTGGGAAGTAAACTTGCACGATATAAAGCAACTGCTGTGTAAATGGTGTTCTGATTGTAGGATATGTAGGTTGCATAAAATATTATTAGTATTGTCCCCCAAATATTctagaaagtaaaataaaggTCAGTCATATTTAAACTTCCATAATTTcactgtcccccccccccctctcagagcatttattgattttctttcaaaatgtgtACCATCTTTGATGTTTGTGAATTATTTGAAGACCCATAACCTCCGTGAAAGTAAAGTTCAAGACTATGAGCAAATTGTTTAAAGCTGCACTAACGTTTGGCGACGATGGACATGGTTACCATCTAAGTGTTAACTTTGTAATGAAATGCAACGtaaaaactgtgttttcaaTTTCAACTTTCCATGCTTTAAAAGGTCTTCTGTGAATACTGGGGACAACGGACATTGTTACCATCTAAGTGTTAACTTTGTAATGAAATGCAACGTAACAACTGTGTTTTCGATTTCAACTTTCCATGCTTTAAAAGGTCTTCTGTGAATACTGGGGACAACGGACATTGTAACCATCTAAGTGTTAACTTTGTAATGAAATGCAACGTAACAAAGTTCTGTGTTTTCGATTTCAACTTTCCATGCTTTAAAAGGTCTTCTGTGAATACTGGGGACAACGGACATTGTTACCATCTAAGTGTTAACTTTGTAATAAAATGCAACGTAACAACTGTGTTTTCGATTTCAACTTTCCATGCTTTAAAAGGTCTTctgtgcatactgtacataatgttactactgtacagtatgttccaGGTCTTAACTATAATGATTTCATCAGGTTTGACAGATGTTTTTACTCTACAGTACCTTATCATTCATTTGAACTCTCATGGTTCTCTTTCCCTTCTAGGTACAATGTTGAAGAAGACAAATGGACCAAGGTGGCAAATATGCACAGTAAGAGGATAGGTGTCGGGTGCACAGTTGTCAACAGACTACTGTATGCAGTAGGAGGCTTTGATGGACAGCACAGGCTAAGTTCAGTCGAATGTTATCATCCAGAAAATGATGAATGGCTGGAAGTCAAACCCATGAAGAGGCAGAGGAGTGGTGCTGGTAAGTCATGGAGGTATCCATGGAAACACACATTCGAACAATCTCTGTCATAGGATGAAACAAGATGGTGGCCATGTTTAACATTAATATTCACTGGGATGTGATGGCGTCATATGAATTAATAAGTCCCACCAAGCTCTGTTTGGATAACATCTTGTTGGGATAGTGATGGGTAcattttcatcttttcatctcaTTTCACGGTGCACAAGGAACCGTGAAATAAGCAAACGCTTCAAAGCAGTACTATAACAGaagaaagaaagtgaaagatggCCTATTGCATTGGATTTGAACAAAGATGTTTTGTCAAATGGAAACTTGTACCCAAGTTGAGAGAACACTTGATTATAATGAAGTGTGTCGATATATAGTTAATTCAAATTTTTGTTAGAAACTTTTATTACTTTGAAAAGGTTTGTGTTAAACCCGTATGAAGTGGGCTTGAATAGTAGTttattgtctttttgttttgtctttccCCTTTTTAAAGGTGTCGCTAGTATAGGCAACTTTATCTACGCTATAGGAGGTTATGATGGCCAGAATCAGTTGAATAGTGTGGAACGTTACGATATTGAGAACGATATTTGGGAGGACTTACCACCCATGAACTCTCGCAGAAGTGCCCTGAGTGTTGATGTCATCGGAGAGAAACTCTTTGCTCTCGGTAGGTTTACACATGCAGCATGACATTTGTGCTTTGTATTGTGAAATATGATCAATCGTTTAAATAAACAATGTTGTAACAAACAATACTTATCACTACGTCGAAGTGAATACATGTATTGCTTTAACTTCAACAGAGTCTTACCAAGATAGAAGAACATGTCTTTACAAACTCCTCCCAATCCGTTTGGAAACCCATCAAATCATTCAAACAAATCCCACACCGCACGCATCCCAAGCAACACGCATAAACAATCTTAACAACCTCACACTCCCACAGTTGTGGCGCCCAAGTTTCAAGCACAAGTTGTTATAAATGTAAAAGACGTGAAACAACTAAAGCAAATTAGTATGGATCTGACAGGCTATGAGTAGGAAATTCATAACAGTGTGAGAAAGCTTCTAGCAGCCTCCAATACAatggaaataaaataacatCTAGGCCGATAGTAATACCAAGTCATTCTGTTAATATTTATGCACACATGtatatttgtttcaaaatgatgACGTTTTTAAACACATCAGCAAAAGATATTCTTAATCTGGCTGGTCTATGTCCATTGATTCTCTTATTTTTGCATAATTATTCACATTTTAATTAATgtggaaaagaaaagacaaccGTTTGTCATATATTGCACAATTTTCAAACAGCTGACTGATATCGAACAGAAGACCTCAGTTCCGCCAATGGAATCAACTAACTCTGATAGGATATTGTCTCATTATTTAAGTATTTTTAGTTGTAGTTATATGGTAAAAAAGTCCCAATGAGTGGCAGTGATAcctttttggtattttctagtTTGAGTTCCTTAATCATTTTTAAGGAATATTCGCTTCTGATTTCTTATCAAGTACTAGTTAAATACATTAAGTAACAAGCTTTGTTAAATATTGTGTTTCCCTCATAGGTGGGTATGATGGAGAGGACTTCCTCCCTTCGGTAGAATGCTTTGACCCAAAGGACGGAAAGTGGAGGATCATTACCAGCATGAGCTCCGGACGAAGCGGCGCTGGTGTAGCAGTCGGGATGGAGCCATGTAAGACCAGTATGTGTGGGGGATTTCCCACagacattaattggatagagTGATGATATCAACAACTATGTCCCAAAAGGAAAGAGCCGTATTAAATGCAATCATGAGCTCCGGACGAAGCGGCGCGGGTGTAGCAGTCGGGATGGAGCAATGTAAGACCAGTATGTGTGGGGGATTTCCCACAGACATCAATTGGATAGAGTGATGATATTCACAACTACGTCCCAAAGTAAAGAGCCGTATTAAAATGCAATCACATTTAACTTGTCCATTTCATGATACATGCTGTTCGTTAACTAATTTGTCTTTCCACTTAGAAAGATTGTGCTAAgattgaatttaaaaacaacccttgttattattatataactGCATCTTTTATCTTAGATAGATCAGTAGTCACCGAACAATTTCTAATTCCATCAgtctcaaattcatgaataaTGCTCATTTCAATtgcttgttgtttttgtttctttttttatacTCATGGTTTTATACAAAACCTTGTATGATTTTCTAGTTCCTTGATgacatgagaaaaaaaaacaaaaaaaaaacaacccaaCTTTCTTTTAGGTAATGATGATCCCAGTATTGCTACTAACCCTTGTCTTTCTCATGTTTATTCAGTGATGTTAATTATGCAAGCACTAGAAGTCACTGAGACAGCTGGCATGCTTGAAAAACCTGAAGTTGTGAAAAACCTGAAGTTGTTTGTCTTCATTGATAATGATAAAAGATAGCCCTTTAATGATAAGTATTTTCTGTTGTGCTGAAATACATAGCACTATTATACATGTTAGACGACTGGTCACAGCTCAGACAGCTGTAACATCAACTTTAGAGGATATGATTGCTTTCCAGAAACTgtttcttccaaaaaaaaaatttttttttttaatgagaaCCTGTACAAGGTATCTTTGCTCCTAGCTCCTGTTTTGAACTACCGAATGGATTAGACGTGTGGTTAAATATGATTGTATTCTACTCATTTTCCATGACAAATTGGTCCTGTTTGGATTCCGTCAACCAATTTTGAATGTATGCATGACTGTGTCAAGTAACCACCTTTAGTCTAGAATAATGTATCGTTTGTCGCTGCTCTTATAGGCCTCCTCCTAGTCTGTGTTGTGTACAGTGTCATGAAACTTGACATTTTTACCTAcatttgttttgattgttttctctacctcaatttttgttttgttttgttactgaTTGTTACAATTTGCTTATATCTGCTCTGGCTGATTAGTTTTATATTCGGATACATACCTTGACTGATGATTTTTAAACGGTTTAACGACTAGATTTAATTAGAAGTGTgattataaatattttctggTGGTTGAAGTTGAATATTTTTCCCCCCTGAAGTTTAAGGCAAAATCCTCattctcatagcattttgtatcgcTAAGATAATGATTCTTacaattttgtaaatgcatctggcaaaaaaccagaatggatgatgtcatcaggacaattcagctgaaaatgtttttgttttctgtataATTTGTCAACCATTTATCTGAAGAGAAAAAGACAATTTCtactcttgaacatgcttaagcatgaaaagagcgctacAGGTAtgtaaatttggtaaaataataataaaaataatacaaaaaagatacatcattttgatgaaattctaagcACAGAAACTTTGACAGCTTAGCAAACATTTTCAAGTGTATCAGGTTTTAATGACACAACCATTAAGAAGATCATAATACTGTAGCCTAAAGAAAAACTTTTGAAGCGCATTTGACCAGATGACATCATAGACATGTGACCCTACTTCCTGGAGTATAGTTGAAGGTTAAGCCTGTCCAAATAGGTTACGTTCAAACAACCATAACTTGAGTCAGGGGAACGGTATTTtgatggggttttcaactagcagtgtggaatatatCTCTCTTCAACATGAGTTTTCACATCGTTTCTcaccagaaaatccttttaaTATTCTTCTTAACGACTTCCCACAGATGTAATTCCTAAGATCTTGTAAACCCTCAATGCAATGAGCACTAGGGTGGTCAAACTTTTGATtcttcatttacatattatcAGTAATTCACAATACTCTGAGGGTTTATATTTGCCGTTATTGCAAGACTTTTGTGTCATGATATCATCAGCGTTTGGCTAGAACATTATGTAGAACTATGGATAAGGCTTTTGTCCTTCTCATTCCCAAACTATAGGTAGTATGCTCCTTTCAAATGAACACTTTTAATGCATGCATTGTGCAAGTTGTATATTTCTTGTGCTTTGATTTACATTTCTCTGGTTTTACTGACAGCTGGATTTGTTAACtcgtataaaaaaaaaaaaacacaaaaaaaaaaaaaaccacctgAAGTATATTTTGACTGTTTCTTCTTTAActtaacaacaaaaacaaaatgtaacaatgtATCAAGCAACTGATTGCTTTGATGAAAAACTCTTTCCTTATCTGTAAAAATTTCGCATCTTTgtgtatgaatatttaaacagaaacattgtaaattataatttatttttgcaTTAGACAAACTATAACGAGAAAGAGAGAGTGAGGTATGATGGCCCATCTAGTTGTAAATTGTGCGCTTCCATtgaaaaaatgatgtttttattattgaacAGACGGTCCGAACCAAGTAGAGTAGTACactgtttgtaatattttacgCAGTTATATTTGTGGTCACATTGTAGCTTGCATATGTTGATAATGTTCAGTTGCTACTTTATTCCTTACAAAAGTTTCACAAGATATGTTCATTAGCTTGCAATttggttatttttgttttttgtgaaggatgtaacacaatttttttttttttttggtgtgaaGAGTTCCTGTACTTGATAGATAATTGGTAACACTTGGAACCCATAAATTTGGCAGataaaaattattgttgttAAGAACATTTGTATTTCACTATATTGATGTGTGCaggtatatgtgtgtgtgtaaagtGTTAAAGTGATTCtctttcaccccccccccccccatgcactgTACACGGTTTTTGCACAccttattaaatgttttgatgcacacacacacacacgcatatatatacatatatatatatatatatatatatatatatatatatatatatacatatatatacatatatatatatacatatatatacatatatatatatatatatatatatatatatatatatatatatatatatatatatatatatatatatattcggtTTTATTGATCCAGAGGTAAAGTAACTTTTCTTATAAagaatcatattttgttttaaattcctCTTGCCTAGCTGTATGACAGATAGtataactttctttttttttttgcatttcttctatttattttatccaagatattttaataacattcCTTCTTTGAGGGCTCTTATATAATAAAGCGTGTTACAAGTAACATAATGGAAGCTGGAGATATGGAGGAAATTATTCAAAGACAATAATATGAACCTCATTGTCAGTGTGCACCACCTCATTTGTAATGAGGGTCTTCTATGAAACTGCTAATGTAAGTAGGCGGTAGTGCAAGTCATATTTTGCCCAAGACAGAAggagtttacgttctcatttaacATTtcaccccttttttttttcttttttgcccgGCAGGAAAAATTATCCCACCAATTTATCGATTaaaataattgatatatttttttcctgATTCCACGAGACTTGCATAAAAGTTACATCTTCAGTATAGTTAGCATCCTACCcaataggtcaaaggttatctcTCCAGTATGCTATTGAAAACTGGTGTGTGAGCTAGCCATCCTTACATTGCAAGTAACCACCAGTTGGTTTCtacttttatcttttcttttgtaagAGTAAGAACTCTTTCATGAacacatatatatgaaatgcCATTATCAGCTATAGACTTTATTTCTCATGATGGGAAACACTTGTTGTTCCAGCTATGAAATGACAACGCAAGCCATAGAATGTTATTTCATATGTGAAACACTGTAGGGTCTGTGGAAATAAATGTTCCTCATTGTAACACTGAATGGTTATACCTATAGGCTGTTATTGTCACCATGGAGATGAGTAGTATTTGAAAAAGGAAGGTGTTATTATTGCAAAAATGATAAACCCTTTCAAGTTTTTTTATAAGtagaaataaatgaagaaaaatggtGGGCTCTCTAAGACGATCATATAACTGTGAGATTGTTTAGTTCATTATTTCTCATTGTAAATTTGCTTACTGTATAGAGACATCCATATGCCTACTGGATTGTCTGATGTCAGTTTAAGTGACTGTCTCTTTCCTGTCTCATTAGGAgaaacacaaacccaaccatcaggTTTtgtgacagagatctttgtgaagaacaattCATCCAAACAGCCAAGAGAAAATCTCGCTGCATTTGGGAGGTTTCCTACTTGAAAAGTTACAGCTGGGAGCAGTCATATTGTaactctgtgatgtcatagtgccactcgGATCTGAAACCCTTTTACTCTCTCTTTGTATTTCTTAACAATCCCGTCATCAGGTTAATAGTTTAGATTCAACAGTTTGCAAACCCCATCTCCTTTTGCAGGAAAAGGACATTTGTactgaaggaaagaaaaacgTAAATGCATGAAGCTCATGGGGCTCGaatatgtcatatttagacttgatcaagtctttgtACTTGTATGTATGAACATCAAATCTGTGATCTCTCACCAGTGGAAGAAGATTTTCTGTAGCAAATGTTGGGacgttgttcatgacagttatctctgtCACGTAGATCAATTGATGGTTCGTTGTGTATCGCCTTTAATAGGTGATTTTGCTCGTGGTTTATACGAACGACACAGTGCAAATCTTTCTATTTGTATTTTGGTTCAGAATTGTCTCATGTACATTATCCCCAAAGACAGTATCGATCAGGGTATTTAACGTAACATAAGTATAATCTCAATGGCAAGCAGTCACTGGAGCATTTATACCATTAACGaagtgtatttttgtttttatcggCCATTTTGAAAAGATACTAATGTGGAATGATTAATTTTTGAAAGTTTAACTGTTGGCAATTTAACCTGTTGTTTTTTGAAATGATCTATCTATCCATAATGATacatttgttaaattaaataagagaatgtgtaaaaattgGCTTCATTTCTTAACATTATGAAAAGAGAACAATTTGATCTGTTAAATGAAAATCCGACAATGTCTTCTTGATTTCTGTGTCCAAGATGCGAGCGAGTCTGTTTGTTATGAAACCGATACCGGCAGCTAGTCGATGCTGATATAGACACTTGACGGGAATAACTGACTTAGAAATGCAAAGGCTTATAACAAATCGAATCAGCTGACTTCATagaaggaagaaagaaattTCCACAATATTTTGTGAATAATATCTCTTCTTAATTAAGGTTTGTTTTAAGTATGATTTGATGGTCACAGTTG from Apostichopus japonicus isolate 1M-3 chromosome 2, ASM3797524v1, whole genome shotgun sequence harbors:
- the LOC139978045 gene encoding kelch-like ECH-associated protein 1B, with amino-acid sequence MEGFCCIGYALSRTVSRIVKMAMPCVAAEVDENSQFEYRDFGASISYRSLKHPGSAFQVLSELRDKHELCDVTLVVDMVKFRAHRAVLASCSPYFRAMLTKGFKECKKERIDLKDVHPCTFSAIIDFMYTSEIRISECNVMELLPTAIMYQVNDIIEACCDFLERQLDPHNCLGYSIYAKEQGLDRLHKKACDFIFRNFCEVSHSEEFLKLPLPQLLTVLQQDKLNVWSECEVYDACKRWVKHDEKARNQCFGKLLGDGAIRAEHLTPCFLKRQLDKCEILRNDIRCKDYLSKIFQQLRLHRLSRIPPRHPLTARVIYTAGGYLRQSLKTFECYDPISNTWDTLACLPEARSGLGAATINGIFYCVGGRNNTAEANTDSNQLDCYNPLRNMWRTLNPMIECRNRVGVAVLDDMLYAVGGSQGCVLHNSAERYNVEEDKWTKVANMHSKRIGVGCTVVNRLLYAVGGFDGQHRLSSVECYHPENDEWLEVKPMKRQRSGAGVASIGNFIYAIGGYDGQNQLNSVERYDIENDIWEDLPPMNSRRSALSVDVIGEKLFALGGYDGEDFLPSVECFDPKDGKWRIITSMSSGRSGAGVAVGMEPCKTSMCGGFPTDINWIE